A stretch of Aspergillus nidulans FGSC A4 chromosome VI DNA encodes these proteins:
- a CDS encoding protein mcnA (transcript_id=CADANIAT00010423), with protein MTATLERSLSRTSSVSMPLSPMISFRHEATTPISESSLSHIHERLSAIESRLLELRSTALTKDGYVDRRNREDEHIRREFEAHRSISNRIDLNVVALRADVGQLKSGILQLKSSLGQAGNETVFLRSDVDRLSKNVDQIQVDLEHMQTDVCGCRVEISKLQSAISQLRTELITLQHETSRHLNSFLERFSLIEARMKHSERVRFNSLAHTTHAPITPVPIVEEDGSLRWPDYFPRTVWRFWCLKKRSRHNRLAQLAEFYQLGGYEYWGRMHQTDGMFSDSDSSDSSDCPSNLTRAEAVRMFPEAAHQALAATLGLVYYKIRNEVGDHPLSPIQRPPKRHQEEVASVSSSSKQKPVKMARRPTNLSPTALHKLITGGPSLESKSLTSEESAKLGWNANATEISDDTMSKLRGIVSEEVGTILRALERGRLKIVPSRSERMEMSPTGSRSSSRNDKAPAVKDVEPTVPDTVPTEIISLSLRKDVQKAEVGIEPTIPDTASETTSVST; from the exons ATGACCGCCACTCTCGAACGCAGTCTCTCTCGCACCTCCAGTGTCTCTATGCCACTCTCGCCTATGATCTCATTCCGCCATGAAGCTACAACTCCTATCTCCGAATCATCCCTTTCTCACATCCACGAGCGGCTCTCCGCCATTGAATCCCGTCTCCTCGAGCTAAGATCTACCGCTCTGACTAAGGATGGATACGTCGACCGACGCAATCGGGAAGATGAGCATATCCGTCGAGAATTCGAAGCCCACCGATCCATCAGCAACAGAATCGACCTGAATGTTGTTGCATTGAGAGCGGACGTTGGCCAGTTGAAGTCAGGAATATTACAGCTAAAGTCAAGCCTCGGACAAGCTGGGAATGAAACCGTCTTCCTTCGCAGCGATGTGGATCGACTGTCGAAGAATGTCGACCAGATCCAGGTTGATTTAGAACATATGCAGACTGACGTCTGTGGGTGTCGTGTGGAGATTAGTAAATTGCAGTCTGCCATCAGCCAGCTTCGCACAGAACTTATCACATTGCAGCATGAGACGTCGCGGCATTTGAACTCCTTCCTCGAACGCTTTTCCCTTATCGAAGCGCGCATGAAGCACTCCGAACGTGTCCGGTTTAACTCGCTGGCTCATACTACCCACGCACCTATCACACCTGTTCCTATtgttgaggaagatgggtcCTTGCGTTGGCCGGATTATTTTCCCAGGACTGTGTGGAGGTTCTGGTGTTTGAAAAAACGCAGTCGGC ACAACCGTTTGGCACAACTCGCCGAATTTTACCAGCTGGGTGGATATGAATATTGGGGCCGCATGCATCAGACAGATGGGATGTTCAGTGATAGCGACTCTAGCGATTCCAGCGACTGCCCTTCAAACCTCACCCGCGCTGAAGCGGTTCGCATGTTCCCGGAAGCTGCCCATCAAGCTCTCGCCGCAACCCTGGGTCTCGTGTACTATAAAATCCGCAACGAGGTGGGAGACCACCCTTTATCTCCCATTCAGCGCCCACCGAAGCGACATCAGGAAGAGGTGGCCTCCGTCTCGTCAAGTTCCAAGCAGAAGCCTGTCAAGATGGCTCGCCGTCCGACGAACCTCTCTCCTACCGCCCTTCACAAACTCATCACTGGAGGTCCATCGCTGGAATCCAAATCCCTGACATCTGAAGAATCTGCCAAACTCGGTTGGAACGCTAACGCGACCGAGATTTCGGATGATACGATGAGCAAACTCCGGGGCATTGTTTCAGAAGAAGTCGGGACTATTCTCCGCGCATTAGAACGTGGTCGACTGAAGATCGTACCTAGCAGATCTGAGCGCATGGAGATGAGCCCCACAGGTTCTCGCTCTAGTTCTCGCAATGACAAGGCTCCTGCTGTCAAGGATGTGGAACCCACTGTTCCGGACACAGTTCCCACTGAGATTATCTCCCTTTCCTTGAGAAAGGACGTGCAAAAGGCAGAAGTGGGGATTGAACCTACCATTCCTGATACTGCTTCTGAGACTACCAGCGTGTCGACTTGA
- a CDS encoding homeobox domain-containing protein (transcript_id=CADANIAT00010424) has translation MENRVAPYGSFMSLQHLQAEDERGVTAPAAPAGGGWPTEEDIFFDWELYGIQDPSCNPEFLPYEQASRSTGTLDFTATQFEPQRASLSGGDSASAIASNPEPEGWGCLQVGPGTTSTPIVPSGFNNVAEWLDGAYRPPTPCDHCRRHRLQCLVLRRTSHNPNPVPSCSSCVGLFRPCSFGRGEKRQPSGFETLSPVLGHLHGVIEEGNENECGERKLDSKESKQFVRKGARVLRDWFYQNEHCPYPSEEEKARLAAETGFSRQRISTWFANARRRHKQQKQARTSTRVFRAGSPMPTSELASMTPMERWQASPPDEEPVSEAMIREAIATSSGSDVSGCRSRFESPLTDFSSGLEGSSLASSVSSFGVLASDASDSSSSAWSYKSGDGPLRPRPYRRPSSGRRGGRKRVTEDGHYQCTFCMQSFKKKHDWSRHEKSVHLPLDVWICTPNLSELEDTNIPFGKCRFCDHQSSSPEHWESHDFRECASKPLPERSFSRKDYLWQHLRKFHGCTRYPVPNLEAWRSAQTDIQSRCGFCAASLPSWSARADHLAIHFKDGCRMSQWAGDWGFEFSVLANLRNAVLPMERSLLSMAST, from the coding sequence ATGGAAAATCGAGTGGCGCCTTACGGCAGCTTCATGTCCCTgcagcatctccaagctgAAGATGAACGTGGGGTAACTGCCCCGGCAGCCCCAGCCGGTGGTGGGTGGCCGACTGAGGAGGACATTTTCTTTGACTGGGAGTTATACGGCATACAAGATCCCAGCTGCAATCCCGAATTCTTGCCATATGAACAGGCATCTCGGTCGACGGGGACGCTGGACTTTACTGCTACGCAATTCGAGCCGCAACGAGCTTCGCTCTCTGGCGGTGATTCGGCGTCGGCTATCGCCAGTAACCCTGAACCCGAAGGATGGGGCTGTCTCCAGGTTGGGCCAGGTACTACAAGTACTCCAATTGTGCCGTCGGGCTTCAACAATGTTGCCGAGTGGTTGGATGGCGCGTATCGTCCCCCAACACCCTGCGACCACTGCCGTAGACATCGGCTGCAGTGTTTAGTTCTGCGGCGCACATCCCATAACCCCAACCCAGTACCGTCATGTTCCAGCTGTGTGGGCTTGTTCCGTCCATGCAGCTTTGGGCGCGGAGAGAAGCGCCAGCCGTCGGGGTTTGAGACGCTGTCTCCAGTCCTGGGGCATCTTCACGGCGTTATTGAAGAAGGGAATGAGAATGAATGCGGGGAGCGCAAACTGGACTCCAAAGAGTCGAAGCAGTTTGTCAGGAAAGGAGCGAGGGTGTTACGGGATTGGTTTTATCAGAATGAGCACTGCCCGTATCCGtcggaagaggagaaggctcGACTTGCAGCGGAGACTGGGTTTTCGAGGCAGAGGATCTCTACTTGGTTTGCGAATGCCCGGCGGCGGCATAAGCAGCAGAAACAGGCTAGAACGTCTACCCGGGTGTTCCGCGCTGGGTCGCCGATGCCAACGAGTGAACTGGCCTCTATGACCCCGATGGAGCGCTGGCAGGCGTCGCCGCCTGATGAGGAGCCAGTGTCGGAGGCTATGATTCGAGAAGCGATTGCTACATCCTCTGGTTCGGACGTGTCAGGTTGTCGAAGCCGGTTCGAATCGCCTTTAACTGATTTCTCGTCTGGGTTGGAAGGGTCATCACTCGCCTCGTCAGTATCAAGTTTTGGTGTACTGGCATCAGACGCATCCGATAGCAGTTCATCGGCTTGGAGTTACAAGTCAGGAGATGGGCCACTGCGGCCACGACCGTATCGCCGTCCATCATCTGGACGACGAGGCGGACGAAAACGCGTTACAGAAGACGGCCATTACCAATGTACGTTTTGCATGCAGTCgttcaagaagaagcacgACTGGTCGAGACACGAAAAGAGCGTCCATCTCCCGTTAGATGTCTGGATTTGCACTCCAAACCTCAGCGAACTGGAAGATACCAATATACCTTTCGGGAAATGCCGATTCTGCGACCATCAGTCCTCAAGTCCGGAGCACTGGGAGAGCCACGACTTCCGGGAATGTGCCAGCAAGCCTCTACCAGAACGCTCCTTCAGCCGCAAAGACTATCTCTGGCAGCATCTGCGTAAATTTCATGGATGTACACGATATCCGGTGCCAAACCTTGAAGCCTGGCGATCGGCGCAAACCGATATTCAGAGCCGCTGTGGTTTCTGTGCAGCATCTTTACCTAGCTGGTCGGCGCGCGCTGACCATCTAGCGATCCATTTCAAAGATGGCTGTCGGATGTCGCAGTGGGCGGGCGACTGGGGATTTGAATTCTCGGTTCTTGCGAACCTTAGAAACGCTGTTTTGCCGATGGAGCGTAGCCTGTTGAGTATGGCATCGACCTGA
- a CDS encoding uncharacterized protein (transcript_id=CADANIAT00010425): MSSRRPIFFNPLASSQRSEFPQIDGLSKFHKSLAGYSPTPLTSLPDLAAELGVRAVLVKDESNRLGLPSFKVLGASWGCYRAVAAYLNLPLTVSLEEMAARAQEKSVTLLAATKGNHGRAVAFMARTLGIESRIFVSETMDGPTKDRIRSEGAKVTTIKGDYDAAVLEALKVSTEMDGALLIQDTALEGYEEVPSWIVEGYSSMMLEIESQLAEIGLRATVMVTPVGVGSLANTVSTFCKSRENPISVIVVEPDTAACLHSNLLAGKLRRIETSFTIMDGMNCGTVSTTAWSNLQRLVDASVTVSCYESHQAVGYLASRSIKAGPCGAASLAALRRVKECSESLLTEDSVVVLLSTEGPRDYPIPLDVSSDNAVEIASTLTRINSSNPTLSLADGVGETQICDYLQAWFAHRGIESHRVEPVPGRPSVVGIHRGSGGGKALMFNGHIDTVSLASYETDALSGAIGTRGGKQVVLGRGSLDMKGGLASALAALSAIKASCEPLRGDVIIAAVSDEEDASQGTRDILAAGWRADAAVVPEPTNEIIAHAHKGFVWVEVDILGVAAHGSNHIDGVDAILHAGWFLQALEKHASRLPIDDILGPATLHCGLIQGGEEASSYPAKCTITIEFRTIPGQTPQSIISDIQRLLLEIQSSKRNFKFAEPRATLARPAHKIDVNHPLIESVADCANMVTGIRPGIQSVPFWCDAALLSEAGIPSVIFGPAGHGLHGKEEWVEVDSLLRLRGAFEKLIRDFCA, from the coding sequence ATGTCTTCTCGACGCCcgatcttcttcaacccCTTGGCCAGCTCCCAGAGAAGCGAGTTTCCACAGATTGATGGCCTCTCTAAGTTCCATAAGTCTCTCGCCGGCTACAGTCCAACACCACTTACTTCGTTGCCCGATCTTGCCGCCGAACTAGGCGTCCGCGCCGTTCTCGTTAAAGACGAAAGCAACCGGCTCGGTCTACCCTCGTTTAAAGTCCTCGGTGCATCATGGGGTTGTTACCGTGCGGTAGCAGCTTATCTTAATCTGCCGTTGACCGTTAGCCTTGAGGAGATGGCTGCGCGGGCGCAAGAGAAATCGGTGACGCTTTTGGCAGCAACGAAGGGAAACCATGGGCGGGCAGTAGCATTCATGGCGCGTACCCTGGGGATTGAATCCAGAATTTTTGTGTCAGAGACTATGGATGGGCCAACAAAGGATAGAATCAGGTCAGAGGGAGCAAAGGTGACGACGATTAAGGGCGATTATGACGCGGCTGTCTTGGAGGCACTGAAGGTGTCGACCGAGATGGATGGCGCATTGCTCATCCAGGACACCGCATTGGAGGGGTACGAAGAGGTTCCCTCGTGGATCGTAGAAGGCTATTCGTCCATGATGTTGGAGATTGAGAGTCAACTGGCAGAGATAGGTCTGCGCGCCACGGTCATGGTCACGCCAGTGGGAGTGGGGAGTCTTGCGAACACAGTGTCGACGTTCTGCAAGTCGAGAGAGAATCCGATTTCTGTGATCGTTGTTGAGCCCGATACTGCGGCTTGCCTGCACAGTAATCTGCTAGCTGGTAAATTAAGGCGGATAGAGACTTCGTTCACCATTATGGACGGTATGAACTGCGGGACTGTTTCGACGACGGCATGGTCAAACTTGCAGCGTCTTGTAGATGCTAGCGTTACTGTCTCTTGCTACGAGAGCCACCAGGCTGTGGGATACTTAGCCTCGCGCTCAATCAAGGCCGGACCCTGTGGTGCGGCGTCGCTGGCAGCACTGAGACGAGTTAAGGAATGCTCCGAGTCACTACTGACCGAAGATTCGGTTGTCGTGCTGCTGAGCACAGAAGGACCCCGCGACTACCCTATCCCATTGGATGTGTCGTCCGACAATGCTGTTGAGATAGCGAGCACGCTAACGAGAATCAACTCCTCGAACCCCACGCTATCCCTCGCTGACGGCGTAGGAGAAACCCAGATCTGCGATTACCTGCAAGCATGGTTCGCACATCGCGGAATCGAGTCACATCGCGTTGAACCAGTTCCTGGCCGACCTTCTGTCGTCGGCATTCATAGGGGCAGCGGGGGAGGAAAGGCGCTCATGTTCAACGGTCATATCGACACAGTCAGTCTAGCAAGCTACGAGACAGATGCACTCTCTGGCGCAATTGGCACCAGGGGCGGAAAACAGGTGGTCCTTGGCCGAGGGAGTCTCGACATGAAGGGCGGGCTCGCAAGCGCATTAGCGGCTCTTTCAGCGATCAAAGCCAGTTGCGAGCCCTTGCGTGGAGATGTCATTATTGCCGCCGTCtccgacgaggaggacgcATCCCAGGGGACGAGGGACATTCTAGCTGCCGGTTGGAGGGCTGACGCCGCTGTTGTACCTGAGCCTACGAACGAGATTATTGCGCATGCGCACAAGGGCTTCGTTTGGGTGGAGGTCGATATTCTCGGCGTGGCTGCTCACGGCTCAAACCATATCGACGGAGTCGACGCTATTCTCCATGCTGGGTGGTTCCTGCAAGCTTTGGAGAAGCACGCAAGCAGGCTCCCCATTGACGATATCCTGGGGCCGGCGACTCTGCATTGCGGGCTAATCCAGGGTGGAGAGGAGGCGTCCTCTTATCCAGCCAAGTGCACCATAACAATCGAATTCAGAACAATCCCCGGTCAAACACCTCAGTCAATAATATCTGATATCCAGCGCTTGCTGCTTGAGATTCAATCCTCAAAAAGGAACTTCAAGTTCGCAGAGCCCCGGGCTACGCtcgctcgaccagctcaCAAGATCGACGTGAACCATCCGCTTATCGAGAGCGTAGCGGATTGTGCGAATATGGTGACTGGAATACGGCCGGGGATTCAAAGTGTGCCGTTCTGGTGTGAtgctgcgctgctgagcGAGGCTGGAATTCCCTCCGTGATCTTTGGCCCAGCAGGGCACGGGCTGCatgggaaggaggagtggGTGGAGGTGGACAGCCTTCTCAGACTCCGGGGTGCTTTCGAGAAGTTGATAAGGGATTTTTGTGCCTGA